One Ignavibacterium sp. DNA segment encodes these proteins:
- the mnmA gene encoding tRNA 2-thiouridine(34) synthase MnmA, with protein MKVAVLLSGGVDSSVALRILKDEGYDVTAFYLKIWLQDEFSFLGDCPWEEDLEFARAVCKQADTQLEIINMQNEYWDSVVSYTISEIKEGRTPNPDMFCNRLIKFGQFLNKIDNSFEKVASGHYAKAEKVNNQYLLKTSPDPVKDQTYFLAYLTQNQLSRAMFPVGSFTKREIRALAEKYDLPNMKRKDSQGICFLGKIKFTDFIKHHLGEIEGDIIDIDNGKVMGKHKGYYFYTIGQRSGLRLGGGPWFVVRKDVQNNIIYISRENLTERARKTFSVGKFNWIINDTPPNNGLRVKIRHGEKSYQCSLEVNNDKGFVTLEKEDLGIAAGQFAVFYKDDICIGGSIILE; from the coding sequence ATGAAAGTTGCTGTTCTGCTTTCAGGTGGAGTTGATAGTTCTGTTGCTCTTCGTATTTTGAAAGATGAAGGATACGATGTAACTGCTTTTTATCTTAAGATTTGGCTGCAGGATGAGTTTTCGTTTCTTGGTGATTGCCCCTGGGAAGAGGATCTTGAATTTGCCCGGGCAGTCTGTAAACAAGCTGATACACAGCTTGAAATTATCAATATGCAAAACGAGTATTGGGATTCTGTGGTCTCTTACACAATTTCTGAAATCAAAGAAGGAAGAACACCCAACCCCGATATGTTCTGCAATAGATTAATTAAGTTCGGACAGTTTCTTAACAAAATTGATAATTCATTTGAAAAGGTTGCATCAGGGCATTATGCTAAAGCCGAAAAAGTGAACAATCAGTATTTATTAAAAACTTCACCCGATCCGGTAAAAGATCAAACTTATTTTCTTGCATACTTAACTCAAAACCAGTTAAGCAGGGCAATGTTCCCTGTCGGCTCTTTTACTAAAAGAGAAATAAGAGCATTAGCAGAAAAATATGATCTGCCAAATATGAAGCGGAAAGACAGTCAGGGAATCTGTTTTTTGGGAAAAATTAAGTTCACTGATTTTATCAAACATCATCTTGGAGAAATTGAAGGAGATATCATTGATATTGACAACGGTAAAGTAATGGGCAAACATAAAGGATATTACTTTTATACAATCGGTCAGCGCTCGGGTTTAAGATTAGGTGGCGGTCCTTGGTTTGTTGTTAGGAAAGATGTTCAGAATAATATCATTTATATTTCGCGGGAAAATTTAACTGAGCGTGCTCGAAAAACTTTTTCGGTTGGAAAATTTAACTGGATAATAAATGATACTCCACCTAACAATGGATTAAGAGTAAAAATAAGACACGGTGAAAAATCTTATCAATGCAGCCTTGAAGTAAATAATGACAAAGGATTTGTTACTCTGGAAAAAGAAGATCTTGGCATTGCCGCCGGTCAGTTTGCTGTTTTTTACAAAGATGATATTTGTATAGGCGGAAGCATTATTCTTGAATAG
- a CDS encoding DUF4920 domain-containing protein: MNKLILFLIMITSFSAFSQTEKLGREITLKDKTSISKILANPEEFIDKTVLVEGEILDVCSMAGCWMELKSDAENQKIKIKVKDGDIVFPVEAKGKTAVVEGTVYKINLTKEEALEYYEHVAAEQGVTFDPSTVTGPVTIYQIKGLGAEIN, translated from the coding sequence ATGAATAAACTAATTTTATTTCTGATAATGATAACTTCTTTTTCTGCTTTTTCACAAACAGAAAAATTAGGAAGAGAAATTACTCTTAAAGACAAAACCAGTATTTCAAAAATATTGGCAAACCCTGAGGAGTTTATTGACAAAACAGTTCTGGTAGAAGGCGAAATTCTTGATGTTTGCTCAATGGCTGGGTGTTGGATGGAATTAAAAAGTGATGCTGAAAATCAGAAAATCAAAATAAAAGTTAAAGACGGAGATATTGTATTTCCGGTTGAAGCGAAGGGAAAAACTGCAGTTGTAGAAGGAACTGTTTATAAAATAAATCTCACAAAGGAAGAAGCGTTAGAGTATTATGAGCACGTAGCAGCAGAACAAGGCGTTACTTTTGATCCATCAACGGTTACAGGACCAGTAACAATTTATCAGATTAAAGGTCTTGGAGCTGAGATTAATTGA
- a CDS encoding PhoH family protein: MPIKKTPKTKKEPKTFVLDTNVILHDAESINMFQENNVIVPLTVIEELDQFKRGSQVINLNARQFARTLDSITGSALFNGGISMGKGRGKLRIAISKGISPAIRDVFIDDTPDHRVLSVAYEWQNRLKNKSQVILVTKDVNLRMKAKALGIIAEDYTTDRVKSIEELYSGKAIIENFDDDVLLNLFHPPYEVNSNKLLKKLNGEAFPNKYFILKNQFRSVLAHLNSTREKLIKIDKTTVYGITPRNAEQTFAVDALINPEIRLVSLTGKAGTGKTLLALAAALYVKKSYRQIFIARPIVPLSNKDIGFLPGDVESKLAPYMQPLWDNLKVIQDQFPEHDKQHTAIDTMVKDQKLVIEPLSYIRGRSLQRIFFIVDEAQNLTPHEIKTIITRAGEGSKIVFTGDVYQIDHPYLDGQSNGLSYLIDRFKGQKLYAHINLEKGERSELAELASNLL; encoded by the coding sequence ATGCCGATAAAAAAAACTCCTAAAACAAAAAAAGAACCAAAAACTTTTGTCCTTGATACAAATGTAATTTTGCACGATGCAGAATCAATAAATATGTTTCAGGAAAATAATGTAATCGTACCTCTAACTGTAATAGAAGAACTTGATCAATTTAAACGCGGAAGTCAGGTTATCAATCTGAATGCCCGTCAGTTTGCACGAACTCTTGATTCAATAACCGGATCGGCTTTGTTTAATGGCGGCATTTCGATGGGCAAAGGGCGAGGAAAACTGCGTATTGCTATCTCTAAAGGAATTTCACCAGCTATACGCGATGTTTTCATTGATGATACACCGGATCATCGTGTTTTAAGTGTTGCATACGAATGGCAGAATAGATTAAAAAACAAATCTCAGGTTATACTTGTTACAAAAGACGTAAACCTCAGGATGAAAGCAAAGGCTCTTGGGATAATTGCCGAAGATTATACGACTGACAGAGTAAAAAGTATCGAAGAACTCTACAGCGGAAAAGCTATAATTGAAAATTTTGATGACGATGTTCTTTTAAATTTGTTTCATCCGCCGTATGAAGTAAACTCCAATAAACTTTTAAAGAAACTAAACGGCGAAGCATTTCCTAACAAATATTTCATTCTAAAAAATCAGTTCAGATCAGTATTGGCTCATTTAAACTCAACCCGGGAAAAACTGATTAAGATTGATAAAACTACTGTATATGGAATAACCCCAAGAAATGCCGAACAAACATTTGCAGTTGATGCTTTGATAAATCCGGAAATAAGACTTGTTTCCCTTACAGGTAAAGCCGGCACAGGTAAAACATTACTTGCATTAGCTGCCGCACTTTATGTTAAAAAAAGTTACCGGCAGATTTTTATTGCCCGTCCAATAGTTCCTTTAAGCAACAAAGATATTGGATTTTTGCCGGGAGATGTTGAAAGCAAACTTGCACCTTATATGCAGCCTTTATGGGATAATTTAAAAGTTATTCAGGATCAGTTTCCTGAACACGATAAACAACATACCGCAATTGATACTATGGTTAAAGATCAAAAGCTGGTAATAGAACCGTTATCTTACATTAGAGGCAGAAGCCTGCAAAGAATTTTCTTTATTGTTGATGAAGCACAAAATCTTACTCCGCATGAAATTAAAACAATTATCACACGTGCTGGTGAAGGATCAAAAATTGTTTTTACGGGCGATGTTTATCAAATTGATCATCCATACCTTGATGGACAATCGAATGGACTTTCGTATCTTATTGATAGATTTAAAGGACAAAAATTATATGCTCACATTAATCTTGAAAAAGGTGAGCGTTCTGAATTAGCTGAATTAGCAAGTAATCTTTTATAA
- a CDS encoding tetratricopeptide repeat-containing sensor histidine kinase: MKTLLSTAKGKEKIKLLIEAGYFLSSENPNEALQYLDKAIELAKESDEEWSLADAYFNKGVALWHLGKIAESDIQYELAIPIYEELKDSLSLIRVFNSQAINQNLKGNVEQTFKIFFYSLDYAKKVGDNETIVNTLLNIGVTYDNNGDLDNSLKYYLEALETVNENNKAVIALLQSYIAEVYLTLKNHVKAEEYLKKALENSKASNDTKSLIWVYSSLGKIELEKQNNNQAEKYFKESLLLAEKTDFKLEIIHSLTDLGHFYLTTNKLDQSEEYFKSALKFSEELNSLTDLSVIYGRLSSLYAKKRNYKDAFEYHQKYKTISDSLFTISNTKMIADIKTKNELKKVESESEILKVENELQKKIIDFQRIIALIISLFTVASIIFIWVLLRNRNNILKTRNELFIKHEEVNIQRKQISQKNDELANLNATKDKFFSIIAHDLRNPIAAFVNISDLLEHDFDRLSNSDKKEIVSQMNVSSKNLIVLLENLLTWARLSNQKIEMYPEELILSDVIESAITPYLQSAQNKKIKIVTNLSSEIVVNSDKFMIQTIIGNLINNAIKFSNSLSEIIISVKDNNDHYTLSIKDHGIGIDESQLRNIFLLGEMQTGRGTMGEAGTGLGLVLVKDLIDILKWNIEVKSKINKGTEFLITIPVSKGF, encoded by the coding sequence TTGAAGACTCTTTTATCCACTGCAAAAGGAAAAGAGAAGATAAAGCTATTAATAGAAGCCGGATATTTTTTATCATCTGAGAATCCTAATGAAGCACTTCAATATCTTGATAAAGCGATTGAACTTGCAAAAGAATCTGATGAAGAGTGGAGTCTTGCCGATGCATATTTTAACAAAGGTGTAGCATTATGGCATCTTGGCAAAATAGCAGAGTCTGACATACAATATGAATTAGCAATACCAATTTATGAAGAACTTAAAGATTCATTGAGTTTGATTAGAGTTTTTAATTCGCAGGCAATAAATCAGAATCTGAAAGGTAATGTTGAACAAACATTTAAGATTTTCTTTTACTCGCTCGATTATGCAAAAAAGGTCGGCGATAATGAAACAATAGTTAATACCCTTCTTAATATTGGTGTTACTTATGATAATAACGGCGATCTTGACAACAGTTTAAAATATTATCTTGAGGCTTTAGAAACAGTTAATGAAAATAACAAAGCCGTAATAGCTTTACTTCAAAGTTATATTGCAGAGGTGTATTTAACATTAAAAAACCATGTAAAGGCTGAGGAGTATCTTAAAAAAGCTCTTGAAAATTCCAAAGCTTCCAATGACACAAAAAGTTTAATATGGGTATACTCCAGCTTGGGAAAAATTGAACTTGAAAAGCAAAACAATAATCAAGCTGAAAAATATTTTAAGGAATCTTTGCTGCTCGCTGAAAAAACCGATTTTAAACTTGAGATAATCCATTCACTTACTGACCTTGGACATTTCTACTTAACAACCAATAAGCTTGATCAATCTGAAGAATACTTTAAGTCCGCATTGAAATTTTCTGAGGAACTAAATTCGCTAACTGATCTAAGTGTAATCTATGGCAGATTATCATCTTTATACGCAAAGAAAAGAAACTATAAAGACGCTTTTGAATATCATCAAAAGTATAAAACAATCAGTGATAGTTTATTTACCATATCTAACACTAAGATGATAGCTGATATAAAAACAAAAAATGAGTTGAAAAAAGTTGAGAGTGAATCAGAGATATTGAAAGTTGAAAATGAACTGCAAAAGAAAATTATAGATTTTCAAAGAATAATTGCATTGATCATTTCTTTGTTTACTGTGGCATCAATTATTTTTATCTGGGTGCTTTTAAGAAACAGAAATAATATTCTTAAAACCAGAAACGAATTATTCATAAAACACGAAGAAGTTAATATTCAAAGAAAGCAAATCAGTCAAAAGAATGATGAGCTTGCAAACTTAAACGCAACAAAAGATAAGTTCTTCTCAATAATTGCACACGATTTAAGAAATCCCATTGCAGCTTTTGTTAACATTTCAGATTTGCTGGAACACGATTTTGACAGATTAAGCAACTCAGATAAAAAAGAAATTGTCAGCCAGATGAATGTTTCATCAAAGAATCTTATAGTACTACTTGAAAATCTTTTGACATGGGCAAGGCTATCTAATCAAAAGATCGAAATGTATCCGGAAGAGCTTATTTTATCAGATGTAATTGAATCAGCAATAACTCCATATCTGCAATCTGCACAAAACAAAAAGATAAAAATAGTTACTAACCTTTCTAGCGAAATAGTTGTTAACTCAGATAAATTTATGATACAAACTATTATCGGCAATCTGATAAATAATGCAATCAAGTTTTCAAATTCATTGAGTGAAATAATTATTTCTGTAAAAGATAATAATGACCATTACACCCTTTCGATTAAAGACCATGGTATCGGAATTGACGAATCCCAGTTAAGAAATATTTTTTTACTTGGCGAAATGCAGACCGGCAGGGGAACTATGGGCGAAGCCGGAACTGGTTTAGGACTGGTACTTGTAAAAGATCTGATTGATATACTTAAATGGAATATTGAAGTTAAAAGTAAAATTAATAAAGGAACAGAGTTTTTAATAACAATTCCGGTATCTAAGGGCTTCTGA
- the carA gene encoding glutamine-hydrolyzing carbamoyl-phosphate synthase small subunit, translating into MAKQKTKAKLILEDGSEFYGFSFGYEANTNGEVVFNTGMVGYPETMTDPSYRGQILVFTFPMIGNYGVPPKEKEYGLLKNFESDIIQCRAVIVSEYSFNHSHWSAEKSLSDWMIEEKIPGIYGIDTRMLTRRLRDKGTMLGKIVIDEKSKIEFQDPNQTNLVSEVSVKEVVEYKAGKQKIILVDCGTKNNIIRAFLGRNITVIRVPYDYDFTKTDSNGIVISNGPGDPKLNKVTIANAKKAMELGKPILGICLGSQILALAAGANTYKLKYGHRGHNQPCNELGTKRCYITSQNHGYAVDSKTLTEDWREWFINDNDGTNEGIIHISKPFFASQFHPEASPGPDDSEFIFDMFVRALK; encoded by the coding sequence ATGGCTAAACAAAAAACAAAAGCAAAACTGATACTTGAAGATGGAAGTGAATTTTACGGATTTAGTTTTGGATATGAAGCAAATACCAACGGAGAAGTTGTTTTTAATACCGGAATGGTTGGTTATCCTGAAACAATGACTGATCCGTCGTATAGAGGACAAATCCTGGTTTTTACTTTTCCAATGATTGGAAATTACGGAGTTCCGCCCAAAGAAAAAGAATATGGGTTATTAAAGAATTTTGAATCTGATATTATCCAATGCCGTGCTGTAATAGTTTCAGAATATTCTTTTAATCATTCGCATTGGAGTGCAGAGAAATCTTTATCCGATTGGATGATTGAAGAGAAAATTCCGGGTATTTATGGAATTGATACAAGAATGCTTACAAGAAGGTTAAGAGATAAAGGAACAATGCTTGGTAAAATTGTAATTGATGAAAAAAGTAAAATTGAATTTCAGGATCCGAATCAAACAAACCTTGTAAGCGAAGTTAGTGTTAAAGAAGTCGTTGAATATAAAGCCGGCAAACAAAAAATTATTCTCGTTGATTGCGGAACAAAGAACAATATAATCAGAGCTTTTCTTGGAAGAAATATTACAGTAATTCGCGTTCCTTATGATTATGATTTTACTAAAACTGATTCAAATGGAATTGTAATTTCAAACGGTCCAGGTGATCCAAAACTCAATAAAGTTACAATTGCTAATGCTAAAAAAGCTATGGAACTTGGTAAGCCAATTCTTGGAATCTGCCTTGGTTCTCAGATTCTTGCACTTGCCGCAGGTGCAAATACATACAAATTAAAATATGGTCATCGCGGTCATAATCAACCCTGTAATGAACTTGGTACAAAGCGATGCTACATCACTTCGCAAAATCATGGTTATGCAGTTGATTCGAAAACTTTAACTGAAGACTGGCGTGAATGGTTTATCAACGATAACGATGGAACCAATGAAGGAATAATTCATATTTCAAAACCTTTTTTTGCATCTCAGTTTCATCCGGAAGCTTCTCCAGGACCAGATGACAGCGAATTTATTTTTGATATGTTCGTCAGAGCATTAAAATAA
- the carB gene encoding carbamoyl-phosphate synthase (glutamine-hydrolyzing) large subunit: protein MIKKGKPKKVLILGSGALQIGQAGEFDYSGSQAIKALKEDGITTVLVNPNIATIQTSENFADKVYFVPIKTDFVEKIIIKEQPDSILLQFGGQTALNVGVDLYDKGILEKYNIKVLGTPVDTIKDTEDRLLFAERVSEVGLKVARSKTAISVDDAVKAAEEIGFPVMVRIAYALGGLGSGIVNDKEELIEKAKRAFSFTNQILIEESLYGWKEIEYEIVRDKYDNCITICSMENIDPMGIHTGDSVVIAPVQTLSAKENFKLRSIGIKLIRHLGIIGECNIQYALNPNSEDYRIIEVNARLSRSSALASKATGYPLAFIATKLALDYALNEVANIITQETSANFEPTLDYVALKFPRWDLQKFQQVSTLLGSEMKSVGEVMSLGRSFEEVLQKAIRMLDVGMNGFVGNNISFNDLDKELSEPSDKRIFAIAQALQQGYSVDRIHELTKITKWFLYKMKNIVDLQEEIAGNDITSIDFGLMKELKQTGFSDIQISQATNTKELEVRSYRKSLNVIPVVKQIDTMAAEFPAQTNYLYLTYHGVEDDIHLGEKDQIVVLGSGAYRIGSSVEFDWCCVNAVNQVNKSGFKSIMINCNPETVSTDYDICDKLYFEQLTFERVLDIYDKENPNGIIVSMGGQVPNNLSVKLHNAGIKIIGTSPEQIDNAESRHKFSKILDEIEVDQPEWKEVTKLDDAKTFAEKVGYPVLIRPSYVLSGAAMSIVLTEDELEFYLKKATELNTEHPVVISKFITDAREIEVDAVANGGELFCYAISEHVENAGVHSGDATLVLPPQRTYLETMRKVKIITKKIARALKITGPFNIQYIAKDNKVKVIECNLRASRSFPFVSKTLKINFIEIATRLMLGEKVPHIDKSSFDLDYVGVKASQFSFTRLKGSDPVTGVEMSSTGEVACLGDDFNEAFLKSLFAIGQKVPTKGVLLSTGTPKNKAELIDELKALQTMGLEFYGTKGTSDFYKENGSIDIKVLFRPLDNQEPSILSYMANGKIDLVINIPKTTEKVELDSDYIIRRKAVDLNIPLFTNIQIAKRFVKALKNYTLQTLPVKSWDEYE, encoded by the coding sequence ATGATCAAAAAAGGAAAACCTAAAAAAGTTTTAATACTTGGCAGCGGCGCCTTACAAATCGGCCAGGCGGGCGAGTTTGATTATTCAGGCTCACAGGCAATTAAGGCTCTTAAAGAAGATGGAATAACAACAGTTCTGGTTAATCCGAATATTGCAACAATTCAAACTTCAGAAAATTTTGCTGATAAAGTTTACTTTGTTCCGATTAAAACCGATTTTGTTGAAAAGATAATTATTAAAGAACAGCCCGATTCTATCTTATTACAATTTGGCGGACAAACGGCACTTAATGTTGGTGTTGATTTATATGACAAAGGAATTTTAGAAAAATACAACATCAAAGTTCTTGGAACTCCGGTTGATACAATTAAAGATACTGAAGACAGATTGCTGTTTGCTGAACGAGTTTCGGAAGTTGGATTAAAAGTAGCACGAAGTAAAACAGCTATAAGCGTTGATGATGCTGTAAAAGCTGCAGAAGAAATTGGTTTCCCTGTAATGGTTCGTATTGCTTATGCTCTTGGCGGATTAGGTTCTGGGATTGTGAACGATAAAGAAGAGCTGATTGAAAAAGCAAAAAGAGCATTCTCTTTTACAAATCAGATATTGATCGAAGAATCATTATATGGCTGGAAAGAAATTGAGTATGAAATTGTTCGGGATAAGTATGATAATTGCATTACTATCTGCTCAATGGAAAATATTGATCCGATGGGGATACATACCGGAGATAGTGTTGTTATCGCACCGGTTCAAACGCTTTCAGCAAAAGAAAATTTTAAACTTCGCTCAATTGGTATAAAACTAATACGTCATCTTGGGATTATCGGCGAGTGCAATATACAATATGCACTTAATCCAAACTCGGAAGATTACAGAATAATAGAAGTTAATGCCCGATTGAGCCGAAGCTCGGCACTCGCATCAAAAGCTACAGGTTATCCTCTTGCCTTTATTGCAACAAAACTTGCACTTGATTATGCACTGAATGAAGTTGCAAACATTATTACTCAAGAGACCTCAGCCAACTTTGAACCTACTCTTGATTATGTAGCGTTAAAATTTCCACGCTGGGATTTACAAAAATTTCAGCAAGTAAGCACATTGCTTGGCTCTGAAATGAAATCAGTCGGCGAAGTAATGTCTTTAGGAAGAAGCTTTGAAGAAGTTTTACAAAAAGCAATTCGTATGCTTGATGTTGGTATGAATGGATTTGTTGGTAATAATATTAGTTTTAACGATCTCGATAAAGAATTATCCGAGCCCTCGGATAAAAGAATTTTTGCAATTGCTCAGGCTTTACAACAAGGATATTCTGTTGATAGAATTCACGAGCTTACAAAGATTACAAAATGGTTTTTGTATAAGATGAAAAATATTGTTGACCTGCAAGAGGAAATTGCTGGTAATGATATTACATCAATTGATTTTGGTTTAATGAAAGAACTAAAACAAACCGGATTTTCTGATATTCAAATTTCACAAGCAACAAATACAAAAGAGCTTGAAGTCAGGTCATATCGAAAATCATTAAATGTTATCCCTGTTGTAAAACAGATAGATACAATGGCGGCAGAGTTTCCTGCACAAACAAATTATCTTTATTTAACTTATCACGGAGTTGAAGATGATATTCATCTTGGAGAAAAAGATCAGATTGTTGTTTTGGGCAGCGGGGCTTATCGGATTGGTTCATCTGTTGAGTTTGACTGGTGTTGTGTTAATGCTGTTAATCAGGTAAATAAAAGCGGTTTTAAATCCATAATGATTAACTGTAATCCCGAAACTGTAAGCACCGATTATGATATTTGTGATAAGCTTTATTTTGAACAACTAACATTTGAAAGAGTCCTTGATATTTATGATAAAGAAAATCCAAATGGAATAATTGTTTCTATGGGAGGTCAGGTTCCCAATAATCTTTCAGTAAAACTGCATAATGCAGGAATAAAAATCATAGGCACATCTCCAGAGCAAATTGATAATGCAGAAAGCAGACATAAGTTTTCAAAAATACTTGATGAAATTGAAGTTGATCAGCCTGAATGGAAAGAAGTTACAAAGCTGGATGATGCAAAAACTTTTGCTGAAAAAGTTGGATATCCTGTCTTAATCAGACCAAGTTATGTGCTTAGCGGTGCTGCAATGAGTATTGTGCTTACAGAAGACGAACTTGAATTTTATCTGAAGAAAGCAACTGAATTAAACACAGAACATCCGGTTGTTATTAGTAAGTTTATTACCGATGCGCGAGAGATTGAAGTTGATGCTGTTGCAAATGGAGGCGAGCTGTTTTGTTATGCAATATCAGAACACGTTGAAAACGCCGGTGTTCATTCAGGTGATGCAACTCTTGTTCTGCCGCCGCAACGTACCTATCTTGAAACAATGCGTAAAGTAAAAATAATTACAAAGAAAATTGCCAGAGCATTAAAAATAACCGGGCCTTTTAATATTCAGTATATTGCAAAAGATAATAAGGTAAAGGTTATAGAATGTAATCTCCGGGCATCAAGAAGTTTTCCTTTTGTTTCAAAAACGCTGAAAATTAATTTTATAGAAATTGCAACAAGATTAATGCTTGGTGAAAAAGTACCGCACATTGATAAATCCTCATTTGATCTTGATTATGTCGGGGTTAAAGCTTCACAATTTTCTTTTACAAGATTAAAAGGCTCTGATCCGGTTACAGGTGTAGAAATGTCGTCAACAGGAGAAGTTGCTTGTCTTGGAGATGATTTTAACGAGGCATTTTTAAAAAGTCTTTTTGCAATCGGACAAAAAGTTCCAACGAAAGGAGTGTTGCTTTCTACTGGTACTCCTAAAAATAAAGCTGAACTTATTGATGAGCTAAAAGCCTTACAAACAATGGGATTAGAGTTTTACGGTACAAAAGGCACTTCCGATTTCTATAAAGAAAATGGTAGTATAGATATTAAAGTGCTGTTTCGTCCGCTTGATAATCAGGAACCCAGTATATTAAGTTATATGGCAAATGGTAAGATTGATTTAGTTATTAACATTCCGAAAACAACTGAAAAAGTTGAACTGGATAGCGATTATATTATCAGACGAAAAGCAGTTGACCTTAATATTCCGCTTTTTACAAATATTCAGATAGCTAAAAGATTTGTTAAAGCATTAAAGAACTATACACTCCAAACTCTTCCGGTTAAGAGTTGGGATGAATATGAGTAA
- a CDS encoding CBS domain-containing protein, with protein MESIREILKGREIFTVQSDSSVKETVSKLANRGVGLVPVMKDDMLVGVFSERDLVKRVIAKEKDLNTTLVSDVMSTNLIVAKIDESTEAVLAKMKEAKIRHILIIDNEKLAGVLSVRDLLEIDLHHCRTTVEVLHNYIYSK; from the coding sequence ATGGAATCAATTAGAGAGATTTTAAAAGGACGTGAAATTTTTACAGTCCAGTCTGATTCATCCGTAAAAGAAACTGTAAGCAAGCTGGCTAACAGAGGTGTTGGACTTGTTCCTGTTATGAAAGATGATATGCTAGTTGGTGTTTTTTCAGAACGGGATTTAGTTAAAAGGGTTATAGCCAAAGAAAAAGATTTAAACACAACCCTGGTTAGTGATGTAATGAGCACTAATCTTATTGTGGCAAAAATTGATGAATCAACCGAAGCAGTTCTTGCAAAAATGAAAGAGGCAAAGATCAGACACATTCTGATAATCGATAACGAGAAGCTTGCCGGAGTGCTTTCTGTTCGTGATCTTCTTGAAATTGATCTTCATCATTGCAGAACAACTGTTGAGGTGCTGCATAATTACATTTATTCAAAATAA
- a CDS encoding ABC transporter ATP-binding protein, which yields MIEINDLQKSFGSKKVLQGVNLSIEAGETIVIIGRSGCGKSVLIKHIVGLLEPDYGFVKVEGKIVSDLSQIELYELRKNFGFLFQGSALFDSMTVFENVSLPLVESKNGYTKNDILKIVNEKLELVGLTGILNLKPSELSGGMKKRVALARALVTNPNYILYDEPTTGLDPIMSDSIDHLIKDLADKLKVTSIVVTHDMYSVKNVAKKVAMMHEGVIYFTGTPEELVNSSDKVIEDFIRRTEI from the coding sequence ATGATTGAAATAAATGATTTACAAAAAAGCTTTGGAAGCAAAAAAGTTTTACAAGGCGTTAATCTTTCAATTGAAGCCGGTGAAACAATTGTTATTATCGGCAGAAGCGGCTGCGGGAAAAGCGTTTTAATAAAACACATTGTAGGATTATTAGAGCCGGATTATGGGTTTGTAAAAGTTGAGGGTAAAATTGTATCTGATCTTTCTCAAATAGAATTGTACGAGCTTAGAAAAAATTTCGGATTTCTTTTCCAGGGCTCTGCTCTTTTTGATTCAATGACAGTATTTGAAAATGTTTCCCTGCCGCTTGTTGAGTCCAAAAACGGATATACAAAGAATGATATTTTAAAAATTGTAAATGAAAAATTAGAGCTTGTCGGTTTAACCGGTATTCTTAATTTAAAACCATCAGAACTTTCAGGCGGTATGAAAAAAAGAGTTGCATTGGCTCGTGCATTAGTAACAAACCCAAACTATATTTTATATGATGAACCTACTACCGGGCTTGATCCTATAATGTCAGACTCAATAGATCATTTAATTAAAGACCTTGCTGATAAATTGAAGGTTACTTCTATTGTTGTAACTCACGATATGTACAGCGTTAAAAATGTTGCAAAAAAAGTTGCAATGATGCACGAAGGAGTTATTTATTTTACCGGCACACCTGAGGAATTGGTTAATTCTTCTGATAAAGTGATCGAAGATTTTATAAGAAGAACCGAAATTTAA